Part of the Sorghum bicolor cultivar BTx623 chromosome 1, Sorghum_bicolor_NCBIv3, whole genome shotgun sequence genome, TTTGTGGTCTTGTATTTCGGTGCATGAATTAGGTTCAAAACAAGGGAATAAATTAAGGTATGCCAGTGGCTCGTATGGCCACCATCTTGTGTGGTATGAGTGTGACGTAATTCGTTAGGAATATACAATTTCACTACCAATGCAACTTTCTGCCAGCTCTTACCCTAAAAATCACACTGTGGAATTTAGAACTCCCTAGATGAATATAGATCCATGCCAATGAGTGAAATTATGTTATATTGGTTTGAGTAAATAGATTTACACAAATTTTGTGACATAAAAGTATCACAGGATTCAGGAGCTGTTACTTTCTGAAATCTAGAAGGGCACTTACCGATCATGCTCTAATATCTTCTCCTTGTTTCAGGTCAAATAAGATATTTGGTTTATCCATTTCTCTTGTACTCATCAACCTAGCTTCTATATTGGAACGAGCTGATGAGAATCTCCTCCCAGCTGTTTACAAAGAAGTCAGTGCTGCTTTCGATGCTGGTCCTACTGATCTGGGGTACCTTACATTTCTGATGAACTTTCTGAAGTCCATAGCATCTCCCTTGGCAGGTGTCCTTGCTCTTCAATATGACCGCCCTGCAGTTCTTGCGATAGGGACTGCGTTCTGGGCTTTGTCAACAGGGGCTGTTGGTGTCAGCCAGTATTTCGGGCAGGTTGCATTCTGGAGAGCTGTTAATGGTGTTGGGCTTGCCATTGTAATACCAGCGCTTCAATCCTTCATTGCTGATAGTTACAAAGATGGCACACGTGGAGCGGGATTTGGTTTGCTAGCACTTATTGGTTCAGTAGGTGGTATAGGAGGTAGTGTTTTGGCAACAATCGTGGCTGGAGGGGATTATTATGGTATTCCAGGATGGCGGCTTGCATTTATATCCGTTGCATTTGTGAGCTTCTTAATTGGACTTCTTGTATACTTTTATGCTGTTGATCCTAGGAAAACATCTCCAAGCCATTTTGGTGGTGATGAGGACAATGAGAGGTATGGTCTTCTGATTTTAGGGGGGACTTTAACTTGCCAATTCGTAttttaaaagataaattatGCTGAGTTTTGAGGAAGACATAGTAGCATTACTGCCTTTTCTTTTTGTCAGCTAATAAAAGTTTCATCTGAGTGAAATATTTATGAAAGTATGTTTTTTTTATTCCTAGCTCATCTCGTGGACGACTATATATAATATGGGGGCTTAACATTTAAGCATGTACCACCAGAATTGTATATTTGCATATCATTGTAATGATACAATCTTACATAAATGGCAGGTTACATTTGGTCAGCAATGGTATCCTTCCTCCACATTCAATCTGGAAGGATTCATGGATAGCGGCGAGATCCGTAATGAAGGTGCGGACGTTTCAAATCATTGTATTGCAAGGCATTGTTGGCTCTCTGCCATGGGCTGCTGTAGTTTTCTTCACCATGTGGTTTGAACTCATTGGTACGGAGGCACTGAATCTTTTCAATACTTCAGTTGACTGGTACTCCTTTCTTTAGTTGAACATTTACACTCTTCAACCCTTATAGGTTTTGACAACAGCAGCTCAGCGGCGCTAAATAGCTTTTTCGCTATTGGGTGCGCCAGTGGATCATTTCTAGGTGGTGTGATAGCAGATCGCTTATCTAGATACTATCCAGATTCTGCTCGCATCATGTGCGCTCAGTTTAGCGCCTTCATGGGCATCCCTTTCTCATGGATCCTCCTTACAGTCATTCCCCAGTCTGTTGATTACTGGTCTGCCTATGCTGTCACACTCTTTTTAATGGGCATTACCATAAGCTGGTGCGCTACTTGTGCAAACAACCCCATGTTCGCAGAGGTAGTACCTCCCAAGCACCGCACAATGATCTACGCCTTTGACCGCGCGTTTGAGGGTTCATTTGGCTCACTTGCTGCACCTGCTGTTGGTATAGTGACCGAGAAGATCTATGGCTACAATGCAAAGACCGTTGATCTAGCACATGGATCAGTGGACGGAGCTTATGCACTCTCGAGAGGCCTATTGACTATGATGATTGTCCCTTTTGCTCTGTGCCTCATGTTTTACACCCCATTGTATACAGTTTTCAAGCGTGACCGAGAAAATGTTAGATTGGCCAGCATCAAGGAACAGGAGCTTATATGAAAAGATTTCTGACGAGGAGCAATGATGTGGTTTTTCATTTGGCTGACATCTGTTTGTAGTTTGGATTATTAATATTTACAACACCGCCAACCCTGAAGTTTTGATTGAAGTGCTTTGGTTGATGTCTAGGATACTCAGGTTTTATGTTTCTGCAGTCACATATCATACAAGAGTACACATTTTGTACAAGTGATAGATTGATTGACCTCATCGTTCACAATGTAACTGGTTCAGTATACAATGCAGACCTTAACCTGGAGAGTGGATTGAAGATGTTGCAACTTTTCTAGTGGATTGAAGAT contains:
- the LOC8057097 gene encoding protein spinster, producing the protein MQALLNSSMRSNKIFGLSISLVLINLASILERADENLLPAVYKEVSAAFDAGPTDLGYLTFLMNFLKSIASPLAGVLALQYDRPAVLAIGTAFWALSTGAVGVSQYFGQVAFWRAVNGVGLAIVIPALQSFIADSYKDGTRGAGFGLLALIGSVGGIGGSVLATIVAGGDYYGIPGWRLAFISVAFVSFLIGLLVYFYAVDPRKTSPSHFGGDEDNERLHLVSNGILPPHSIWKDSWIAARSVMKVRTFQIIVLQGIVGSLPWAAVVFFTMWFELIGFDNSSSAALNSFFAIGCASGSFLGGVIADRLSRYYPDSARIMCAQFSAFMGIPFSWILLTVIPQSVDYWSAYAVTLFLMGITISWCATCANNPMFAEVVPPKHRTMIYAFDRAFEGSFGSLAAPAVGIVTEKIYGYNAKTVDLAHGSVDGAYALSRGLLTMMIVPFALCLMFYTPLYTVFKRDRENVRLASIKEQELI